One stretch of Priestia megaterium DNA includes these proteins:
- a CDS encoding anthranilate phosphoribosyltransferase: protein MQQFIKEIARGKRGSTDLTYEQAKEAARLIASGQATDAQIAAFFIAERIKTENADELLGFVHAFREKTKEIPLPQPLKDKSIDFASPYAGRNSFFATIPVSILLAERGVPAFLHCTEALPPKFGTTIEDVLHSLQIPQAQTIEDIGHAFETLKIGFVNAETISYPLSRIKQVRHEIGVRTLINTVEKLLNLSNASSLMMGAFHRTAINKIVPIFASLPFKHVYVVQGIEGSEDVPVHRSSFVFTISEGEMESFIVNPKEYGLFVEEEHFEKKISVEKQAEYVTRILEGESSSELTYVYNQVVLNAGLRYYLFGYEASIEKGVDYAKRQLAEGLGWKHLQKWKTQAISEE, encoded by the coding sequence ATGCAGCAATTTATCAAAGAAATAGCGCGCGGAAAAAGAGGATCAACTGACTTAACGTATGAACAAGCAAAAGAAGCAGCTCGCTTAATCGCTTCTGGACAAGCTACGGATGCTCAGATCGCTGCTTTTTTTATCGCGGAACGTATTAAAACTGAAAATGCAGATGAACTATTGGGATTCGTTCATGCTTTTCGTGAAAAAACAAAAGAAATACCCCTACCTCAGCCGTTAAAAGATAAATCAATTGATTTTGCAAGCCCTTATGCAGGGAGAAATTCATTTTTTGCGACCATTCCTGTATCGATTTTATTAGCTGAAAGGGGGGTCCCTGCTTTTTTACATTGTACAGAAGCGCTTCCCCCAAAGTTTGGAACAACGATAGAAGATGTACTTCATTCATTACAGATCCCTCAAGCTCAAACGATTGAAGACATCGGTCATGCGTTTGAAACGTTAAAAATTGGTTTTGTAAATGCCGAAACAATCTCTTATCCTCTTAGCCGCATCAAACAAGTTCGTCATGAAATTGGCGTAAGAACACTAATTAATACGGTTGAAAAACTACTAAATTTATCAAATGCTTCTTCTTTAATGATGGGCGCTTTTCACCGCACAGCCATTAACAAAATTGTGCCCATTTTTGCTTCGCTCCCGTTTAAACATGTATACGTGGTGCAAGGTATAGAAGGATCTGAAGATGTACCTGTACATAGAAGCAGCTTTGTTTTTACTATCTCAGAAGGAGAGATGGAGTCGTTTATTGTCAATCCAAAAGAATACGGACTGTTTGTGGAAGAAGAGCACTTTGAAAAGAAAATAAGTGTTGAAAAACAAGCGGAATATGTGACGCGCATTCTGGAGGGTGAATCTTCTTCCGAACTGACTTACGTCTATAATCAAGTAGTATTAAACGCTGGCTTGCGCTATTATCTATTTGGCTATGAAGCTTCTATTGAAAAAGGAGTAGACTATGCAAAACGTCAGCTAGCTGAAGGTTTGGGCTGGAAACACCTGCAGAAATGGAAAACACAAGCGATTTCAGAAGAGTAA
- a CDS encoding C40 family peptidase, whose translation MKKEKLLVPFIAASVLVGASVTTPVFSHSAYAASSVSVYQKDVNSLADYYAPFYKTVEKKLKEIEGIKDDEKALAAYDQLADQIDQFLTKTDKNYAMNHLNSEADQLQGYLYDSLIALYNYIVDLEDYAYGDVSDAEFNKISANFEKEINAYNTQFQQKAKSYKTKRKVTFNANMSYLLDEDIQPSPTAPSTPADSNGTYTVKKGDTLTAVAKKYGMTVAELKKLNNLKTDSLKVGQVLKVKSASAPSPAPAPQTSVSAKQQQIVSYAKTLIGKPYKYGGTTPKGFDVSGYTQYVYKNAGSNISIPRTVADQYKSGTDVKQNSLQAGDLVFFKNGKSVSVVGIYLDKQEFIYVSSKGVKTQSLSTAYWKNSYAGAKRIIK comes from the coding sequence ATGAAAAAAGAGAAACTACTTGTACCATTTATAGCAGCATCCGTTTTAGTAGGAGCATCAGTGACAACGCCTGTTTTTAGTCACTCTGCTTATGCTGCTTCTTCTGTCAGCGTTTATCAAAAAGACGTTAATTCACTAGCAGATTATTACGCACCATTTTATAAAACCGTAGAAAAAAAGCTAAAAGAAATTGAAGGAATAAAAGATGATGAAAAAGCTTTAGCGGCATATGATCAGCTTGCGGATCAAATTGACCAGTTTCTAACAAAGACTGATAAAAATTACGCGATGAATCACCTTAATTCAGAAGCTGATCAGCTTCAAGGGTATTTATATGACAGCTTAATTGCTCTTTACAATTACATTGTGGATCTTGAAGACTATGCGTATGGAGATGTAAGTGACGCGGAATTTAATAAGATCTCTGCAAATTTTGAAAAAGAAATCAACGCATACAATACGCAATTTCAGCAAAAAGCGAAGAGCTATAAAACGAAGCGAAAAGTAACGTTTAACGCAAATATGAGTTATTTGCTTGATGAAGATATTCAACCTTCACCAACAGCTCCATCTACACCGGCTGATAGCAATGGCACCTACACGGTGAAAAAAGGAGACACGCTGACAGCAGTCGCTAAAAAGTACGGCATGACGGTAGCTGAATTAAAAAAATTAAACAATTTAAAAACAGATTCGCTAAAAGTCGGACAAGTGCTGAAAGTGAAAAGTGCAAGCGCACCTTCGCCGGCTCCAGCACCTCAAACTTCTGTTAGTGCAAAACAGCAGCAAATTGTATCGTATGCCAAAACGCTAATTGGAAAGCCATATAAATATGGAGGCACGACACCAAAAGGTTTTGATGTATCAGGGTACACACAGTATGTATATAAAAACGCGGGTTCAAATATTTCTATCCCCCGTACAGTAGCAGATCAGTATAAAAGCGGCACGGACGTAAAGCAAAACAGCCTGCAGGCTGGAGATTTAGTTTTCTTTAAAAACGGCAAATCCGTTTCAGTCGTAGGAATTTACCTAGACAAACAAGAATTCATTTATGTCAGCAGCAAAGGCGTTAAAACGCAATCACTTTCA